CGTCGTCGAGGGCATGATGGGCCTCTACGACGGCGACACGTCGACGGCTCGGGTCGCCGCCCTCCTCGACCTCCCCGTGGTCCTCGTCGCGGACGCGAGAGCCGGGATGCAGAGCGTCGCGGCGACGGCCTACGGCTTCCGGACCTACGCGGACCGGATGGGAATCGACGCCGACGTGGCCGGCGTCATCGCCTCCCGCGCTCACGGCGGCCGCCACGCCGAGGGCATCCGCGACGCGCTCCCCGAAGAACTGCCGTACCTCGGTCGAATCCCGCCGAGCGACGACCTCGAAATCCCGGAGCGCCACCTCGGCCTCTACCTCGGCGACGAGGCCCCGCTGTCCGACGAGGCGCTCGACGCCGCGGCCGACGGGATTCGCGCCGACGCGCTCGCTGAAGTGGCGCGGGAACCCGACTGGGACGCCGAGGAGGTCGAATCGGGCACGCGAGCCGAGCCAGTCCAAGCTACGGATTCGGACCGCCCGACGATCGCCGTCGCCCGCGACGAGGCGTTCTGTTTCGTCTACCCCTCGACGCTGGCGCGATTAGAATCGCTCGGCACCGTCTCGTACTTCTCGCCGGTCGCCGGCGACGACCTCCCGGACTGCGACGGCGTCTACCTCCCCGGCGGCTACCCCGAGCGGTTCGCCGCGGACCTCGCGTCATCACCGACGCTTTCGGAGCTTGCCGACCGCGCCGCCGACGGCCTGCCGGTGTTCGGCGAGTGCGGCGGTCTGATGGCGCTCACCGAATCGCTGACGACGACCGACGGCGACACCCACGAGATGGCCGGCATCCTCCCCGCCGACGTGACGATGCAGGAGCGCTATCAGGCGCTCGACCACGTAGAACTCCGCGCGACCGACGGGACGCTGACCGCCGACGCGGGCGAGACGCTCCGCGGCCACGAGTTCCACTACTCGTCGGCGGACCCGGCGACGGACGCCCGGTTCGCCTTCGACGTGGAGCGCGGGACCGGCATCGACGGCCGCGAGGGACTCACCGAGTACCGAACCCTCGGCACCTACGCGCACGTCCACCCCGAAAGCGGGGCGTTCGACCGCTTCGTCTCGCGACTGACGGACTGACCGCGGCGAGGGCGCGACACGCACCGACCGACGACCGACCCCGACTGCGACACCGACTTCGAACCCACAACGATGACCGACGCACCCGACGGAACCCCCGAGACAGGCGACGAGACCACCCCCGACTCGGTTCGGGCGAACACCCCCGGCCGCGGCGTCCGCCCCGAGGCGGCCGCCATCGAACCCGCCGCGCCCGACGACTTCGGCCTCGTGCAGGTGTGGTGGGGCGACGGCAAGGGCAAGACCACGGCCGCGATGGGCATGGGCTTTCGCGCCGCCGGCCACGGCTACCGCGTCCACATGCTCCAGTTTCTGAAGGGCGGCGCGGACTCCGTCGAGGCCGTCCGCGGGGAGTACAACGCCATCGCGGCGATGCCCGGGATCTCCTTCGAGAACCTCGGCCACTACGGCTGGGCTGGGATGGCCGACGGCAGCGACGACGAAGACCACGAGGCGCAGGTCGCCGCCGGCCTCAACCGGGCGCGCGAACTCGTCGACGCCGCGGCCGACGCCGACCTCTCGAAGCCGCTCGACCTCGACGGCCCGCCGGAGGACGGCGTCCACTTCCTCATCATCGACGAACTCCTCTACGCCGTGGCGATGGGACTGCTCGACGAGGCCGACGTGCTCGACCTCGTGGAGCGCAAGCCCGAGAGCCTCGAACTCGTGTTGACCGGGAGCCACGACGAACCGACCTACCTCTCCGACGCCGCGGACCTCGTGACCAACGTCCGAAAGGAGAAACACCCCATCGACGCCGGCCAGCGCGCGAGAAAAGGAACCGAGTACTGAGAGCGTCGGCCAACCCGGCCTCGGGTCGACGGCTCAGAGCCCCCGGGCGATGTCCAGCGCCTCGTCGGTCGGCACCGGTTCGTCCAGCGACCGCAGCGTCTCGACGAGCGCCGCGACCCGCGATTCGTCGGGGTCGTCGTCGCCGGCGCGCTCCAAGAGCCGCCGGGCCGCGCCGGTCCCGCTCTGCGGGCCGAAGTAGAGCGTCCGCGACCCGCCGAAGACGGCCGGGTCGAACGGCTCGAACGTCGCCGGGTCGTCGAGCATCGCCGCCGTGTGGAGGCCGGACTCGTGGGAGAACACGTCCGCGCCGAGCACCGATTTCTCCGCCGGCACCGACTCGTCGAGCGCCGTCAACACGTCGTTCGCCCGGGGGATGAGCGTCGAGGGGTCGAGCGCGGGGCGGTTCACGGCGCGGCTCGTCTCGGCCGCGACGACGAACTCCTCAACGGGGACGTTTCCGGCGCGCTCGCCGATGCCGGCGACCGACACGTCCACCTTCTGCACGTCGTGGGCGACCGCGGTGAGCGCGTTGGCCGTCGCGACGCCGAGGTCGTCGTGGAAGTGGACGCCGAGGCGGGTCGGGTCGGTGTCGAGGTCGTGGAGGAACGACGACACCTCGAACGGCGTCTTCGAGCCCACGGTGTCCGCGATAGTGAGGTACGTCGCGTCTATCGAGTCGAACAGGTTATCGAGGAACGCGGGGTCGGTCCGGAAGCCGTCCATCGCGGTGAAGTGGACTTCCAGCCCGGTCGCGGTCGCGGAATCGACCGTCTCACCGACGAGCGAGCGCAACTCGTCCGCGTCCTTCCCGAGCAGTTCGGTCCGCTGTCGCTCGCTGGTCGGCGCGAACACGTCGATGACGTCGACGCCGGCGTCGACCGCGGCCTCGACGTCCTTCGGGACGGCCCGGGCGATGCCCGTCAGTTTCGTCTCCACGTCGACCGCGTCGCAGACCTCGCCGGTCTGTGCGCCCGCGATGGGGAAGCCGACCTGCACGTAGTCGACGCCGAGGTCGTCGAGGGCGCGGACGGCCGCGACTTTCTGTCCCGTCGTGTAGGACGCCCCGGGGCGCTGCTCGCCCTCGCGGCAGGTCACGTCGAGGAGGACCGGCTCCGCGGCGGCCACTCAGACCCCTCCCGCGCGCCGAAGCGCGTCGATGTCGGCGTCGTCGTAGCCGAGCGACGAGAGGATGGCCTCGGTGTGCTCGCCGAGCTTCGGCGGGTCGGTCGAGTCGGGGCGGTCGAAGCCGCTGGCGACGACGGGGAACCGCGGGACGCTGACCGACCGCAACGTTCCCTCCGCAGTTTCGACCTCGGTGAAGAAGTCGGTCGCCCGCAGGTGTGGGTCGGTCGCGACCTCGTCCATCGAGTTCACCTTGGCGACGGGGACGCCGACCTCGCGCAGCCCGGCGACGAGGTCGGCGGCGGGGAGCGTCTCGCACTCGGCGCGGAGCAGGTCCATGAGTTCGTCGAGGTTCTCCCGGCGGTCCGGGAGCGTGGCGAACCGCTCGTCCTCGTGGAGGTCGAGGCCGAGCGCCTCGCAGAGCGCGGTCCACTGGCGCTCGCCGGAGGGGCCGATGAACACCCACTCGTCGTCGGCCGTCTCGAACACGTCGTAGGGTGCCCAGTTGGGGTGCGACGCGCCCATCGGCCCCGGCACGTCGTCGTAGGCCTCGGTGTACGCGAGCCAGTAGCCCATCATCGAGACGGTGGACTCGAACAGCGGTGCGGTCACCTTCGACCCCTCTCCGGTCCGGTCGCGGCGGTAGAGCGCCCCGAGGACCGCTATCGCGCCGTAGAACGACGCGGCCATGTCGGCGATGCTCGTGCCCGACCGGACCGGGGGTATCCCCTCGTGGCCGGTGACGCTCATCAGCCCCGACAGCGCCTCCGCGATGGGGTCGAGCGCGGGGTACGACTCGTAGGGGCCGGGATTGAACCCCTTGATGGAGCAGTAGACGAGGCCCGGATGCGTCTCTTTCAACTGCTCGTAGCCGATGCCGAGCCGTTCGGCGGTTCCCGGCGCGTAGTTCTCGACGACCACGTCGGTCTCGTCGAGCAGGTCGAAGAACGCGTCGAGTGCCGCGTCGGACTTGAGGTCGAGCGTGAGGCTCCGCTTGTCCCGGTTGACGTAGTTGAACGAGCTGTTTCCGACCGGCGACGACCCGCGGATGAGGTCGCCGCCCTCCGGGTGTTCGACCTTGATGACGTCCGCACCGAGGTCGGCGAGGAGCATCGAACAGAACGGCCCGGCGATGATATGGCCGAGTTCGAGCACGCGCACGCCG
This genomic stretch from Haloferax volcanii DS2 harbors:
- a CDS encoding CaiB/BaiF CoA transferase family protein produces the protein MSGDSAERAESTETAAGATASATRGLPLDGVRVLELGHIIAGPFCSMLLADLGADVIKVEHPEGGDLIRGSSPVGNSSFNYVNRDKRSLTLDLKSDAALDAFFDLLDETDVVVENYAPGTAERLGIGYEQLKETHPGLVYCSIKGFNPGPYESYPALDPIAEALSGLMSVTGHEGIPPVRSGTSIADMAASFYGAIAVLGALYRRDRTGEGSKVTAPLFESTVSMMGYWLAYTEAYDDVPGPMGASHPNWAPYDVFETADDEWVFIGPSGERQWTALCEALGLDLHEDERFATLPDRRENLDELMDLLRAECETLPAADLVAGLREVGVPVAKVNSMDEVATDPHLRATDFFTEVETAEGTLRSVSVPRFPVVASGFDRPDSTDPPKLGEHTEAILSSLGYDDADIDALRRAGGV
- a CDS encoding cobyrinic acid a,c-diamide synthase, whose amino-acid sequence is MRGVVVAGTASGVGKTVTTLAVCRALEREGYAVQPAKAGPDFIDPSHHAAIVGKPSRTLDPWLEGDDGMRRTYARGEGDICVVEGMMGLYDGDTSTARVAALLDLPVVLVADARAGMQSVAATAYGFRTYADRMGIDADVAGVIASRAHGGRHAEGIRDALPEELPYLGRIPPSDDLEIPERHLGLYLGDEAPLSDEALDAAADGIRADALAEVAREPDWDAEEVESGTRAEPVQATDSDRPTIAVARDEAFCFVYPSTLARLESLGTVSYFSPVAGDDLPDCDGVYLPGGYPERFAADLASSPTLSELADRAADGLPVFGECGGLMALTESLTTTDGDTHEMAGILPADVTMQERYQALDHVELRATDGTLTADAGETLRGHEFHYSSADPATDARFAFDVERGTGIDGREGLTEYRTLGTYAHVHPESGAFDRFVSRLTD
- a CDS encoding cob(I)yrinic acid a,c-diamide adenosyltransferase; translation: MTDAPDGTPETGDETTPDSVRANTPGRGVRPEAAAIEPAAPDDFGLVQVWWGDGKGKTTAAMGMGFRAAGHGYRVHMLQFLKGGADSVEAVRGEYNAIAAMPGISFENLGHYGWAGMADGSDDEDHEAQVAAGLNRARELVDAAADADLSKPLDLDGPPEDGVHFLIIDELLYAVAMGLLDEADVLDLVERKPESLELVLTGSHDEPTYLSDAADLVTNVRKEKHPIDAGQRARKGTEY
- a CDS encoding LeuA family protein, whose product is MAAAEPVLLDVTCREGEQRPGASYTTGQKVAAVRALDDLGVDYVQVGFPIAGAQTGEVCDAVDVETKLTGIARAVPKDVEAAVDAGVDVIDVFAPTSERQRTELLGKDADELRSLVGETVDSATATGLEVHFTAMDGFRTDPAFLDNLFDSIDATYLTIADTVGSKTPFEVSSFLHDLDTDPTRLGVHFHDDLGVATANALTAVAHDVQKVDVSVAGIGERAGNVPVEEFVVAAETSRAVNRPALDPSTLIPRANDVLTALDESVPAEKSVLGADVFSHESGLHTAAMLDDPATFEPFDPAVFGGSRTLYFGPQSGTGAARRLLERAGDDDPDESRVAALVETLRSLDEPVPTDEALDIARGL